ttgaattgtcctttccgactgcctgtcggtttggggatggtaCGCAGTACTAAATTTTAACTTGGTCCCCAATgactcttgaaatttctgccaaaaacgcGAGACAAACCTTGGATCTCGATCAGACACGATGCTTACAGGGataccatgcaatctcatgatttcttctgtgtacaacttgaccATTTTCTCCAAAGGAAAGCTCATACTCACAGGTAGGAAATGTGCAGACTTAGTAAGTCGGtcaactattacccaaatcgcgtcaaatcctttttgacttttaggcaatcccgttacaaaatccattgttatatgttcccatttccattcgggAATTTCTAACGGTTGTAATAAACCAGAGGGCTTCTGATgctcagcttttacttgttggcagatCAAACATTTCTGTACAAACTCAACTacgtcctttttcaaaccgTCCCACTAGTATAACTCTTTCACATCATGATACATCTTATTCCCTCCAGGATGTATGGTATACTTtgatcgatgtgattcttctaaaatttctttccttaactTTTCATCTGCCGGAACCACAATTCGATCTCGAAACCTCAATACTCCTTCAGACCCTAACTTAAAATCTAgggtttcccctttttgcacTATCTCCACATTCTTCTGAATTGTAGGGTCCATCTTCTGGGCCTCCGTAACACGCTCTAGTAATGGTGATTTCAATGACAAATTCCCAAATAAAACCTTTAATCTCcccaagcgagggttccaactACTCACTTCTTCTAGTATGTCCCATTCTTTAACCATCAACCCCGCTACTTGGGCTTTTCTACTTAGGGGTCTGCTACCAcattggcttttcctgggtggTAGTTAATCGAACAAtcgtaatcttccaaaaattctacccatcgcctctgtctcaaatttagctccttttgggagaacaagtacttGAGGCTCTTGTGGTCCGTAAAAACTTCAAAAGTCACGCCGtacaagtaatgtct
The Coffea eugenioides isolate CCC68of unplaced genomic scaffold, Ceug_1.0 ScVebR1_45;HRSCAF=242, whole genome shotgun sequence DNA segment above includes these coding regions:
- the LOC113758300 gene encoding uncharacterized protein LOC113758300; translated protein: MTELTKKGNKFIWTPKCESSFQELKKRLTSALVLVLPDGGEGYTVYSDASREGLGCVLMQMGKVVAYASRRLKPHEQNYPMHDLELAAVIFALKKWRHYLYGVTFEVFTDHKSLKKSQCGSRPLSRKAQVAGLMVKEWDILEEVSSWNPRLGRLKVLFGNLSLKSPLLERVTEAQKMDPTIQKNVEIVQKGETLDFKLGSEGVLRFRDRIVVPADEKLRKEILEESHRSKYTIHPGGNKMYHDVKELY